The following nucleotide sequence is from Candidatus Melainabacteria bacterium RIFOXYA2_FULL_32_9.
ACGCTAAAACAACCTTCTTTTTCATATTATATTCTCCTACAATGTTATTTTATTAAATAGGTACAGTAATAAACAGGTATTTTCTCGTAGGAACCTTGAGGCCATGTCAATTTTAAGGCCGAACAGTGACGTAGAGAAAGTACCTGTTTTAAGAGATTTATAACCGAATAATTCATTAATTAAGCTTCCTCGTAGGTGCTTAGATTATCGAGCATAGTCCAGACTCCGCAAGGACAAACTCCAGCACAAATACCACATCCTATGCATTTCTCAGGGTCACTATAGTATTCAAAAGATTTATCAGGATACTCTCTTCTTGTTATTGCTTGCTCAGGACATACATCCTGACAGAATTTACAGTCTCTACAGAATCCACAACTCATACAACGATTTGCTTCTTCTTCAGTATCCATTTTAGACACACTTTGTGGATGTATCGGTTGATAAAATTCTGTTTTCACCCTATCTTTTGGTATCATAGGGGCTTTTTCAAAGTTATCTAAAGGAAGCACTGACAACATTCTATCAATATTTAAAGCAACTTTCCTGCCATCTGCGATTGCATTTGTGAAAAGTCCAAGTTTTACAGCATCACCCGGTATGAAGACTTTTTCATTTGCTTCAGATTGCATAAATTCATTTATTCTGGCTCTGCCTGTTTCATCCATATATTCAGTGCTTAAGAATGCTAAATCAGGTCTGTCACCAACTGAGATTATCACAGTGTCAGCTTCTAAAAGTGTACCATCTTTGAGATGAACACCTTTTTCACTTACTTTATCTGTAAAACATGGCCAAAGGATTTTAGCGCCAAGCTTTTCAACGTGTTCAATTTCTTGTTGGAAAGCCGCTGGTTTCTGAATATCTATAGAGGTAACCTCTTTAGCCCCCAATTGATAGGCACCGATTACCACATCCATAGCAGCATTACCTGCACCTATTACAACAACTTTATTACCAACTTTAGGTTTCTCACCATTGTTAATGGCTTTTAAGAAATCCAGTCCTTTAATAAGTCTTTCGTGTCCTTCAAAAGGTATTACGACTGGTTTGTGTGCGCCAACAGCTACAACCACTGCATCATAATTTTTCTCAAGTTCACCAAATAAAACCTGGTCCATTTTAGAGTTGGTTTTTATTTTCACTCCAATGTTTTTTATTCTTTCAAGTTCGGTATTAAGAATTTCACGGTTTAGTCTTTCTTCAGGAATTACCTGTCTTAATTTACCGCCAATTACTTTATCTTCTTCGAATAATTCAACTTGATAGCCTAATCTTCTTAAGTGCCAAGCTGCACCAATACCTGCTGCACCAGAACCTATAACAGCAACTTTCTTATCCTGTTCTTTTTTAGGAGCTTCAATTTTTATGTCTTTACTTAACAGACCTAATTCAGCTGTTTTAACAGGGACATCTATATATTTTCTATTACATTCATCTATACATAAATTAGGACAAACCTGTCCACATACTGAGGCAGGAAATGGGCTATAATCTAGTACTAATCTTAGTGCTTCAGCAATATTACCATCTCTTAAAAGAGCAATTCTCTTTTGCGTAGGAATACCTATTGGGCAATTATATTCACATGGAGCTGAATAATTGGAATTTCTCCATTCAGGATATCTGATTCTAAGCCTGTTAGTTTCAACTAATTCAGCAACATAGTAATCTTCTTCAATAATATCTCCAAAGATCCCGCCTTCTACCCACTTCGTTTGTCTAAACTGCTTTGTTGGCATTAAAGAGCGAATATTACGTTCTTCATAAGTTTTAGCTACGATTTTTTTCCATTGTGAAAATTCTAATAATTCAGGAAGAATTTCTGGCTTTTCAACTTTTCCAAGGAATTCAGGAAGACCTTTTGATAAAAATTCTATATCGCCATCATTCAGGTCCATT
It contains:
- a CDS encoding 4Fe-4S ferredoxin codes for the protein MPETTKINNQETENTKKVKIEGIVGGIRLSTQQLLQEIYKKLEEGYTEFEILGSGQHDIGGPLWRNDNKPLIFKVKNPGQRVGSMGMLGTQIIIEGSAPADVGWLNAGAEIILKGDGGDTTAHCAANGKIYVGGRVGTRSGALMKHDPKFPAPEFWVLKNAGSFSFEFMGGGVAVVCGYGCETLDSVLGHRSCVGMVGGTVYVRGKVQDLSDDVWLMDLNDGDIEFLSKGLPEFLGKVEKPEILPELLEFSQWKKIVAKTYEERNIRSLMPTKQFRQTKWVEGGIFGDIIEEDYYVAELVETNRLRIRYPEWRNSNYSAPCEYNCPIGIPTQKRIALLRDGNIAEALRLVLDYSPFPASVCGQVCPNLCIDECNRKYIDVPVKTAELGLLSKDIKIEAPKKEQDKKVAVIGSGAAGIGAAWHLRRLGYQVELFEEDKVIGGKLRQVIPEERLNREILNTELERIKNIGVKIKTNSKMDQVLFGELEKNYDAVVVAVGAHKPVVIPFEGHERLIKGLDFLKAINNGEKPKVGNKVVVIGAGNAAMDVVIGAYQLGAKEVTSIDIQKPAAFQQEIEHVEKLGAKILWPCFTDKVSEKGVHLKDGTLLEADTVIISVGDRPDLAFLSTEYMDETGRARINEFMQSEANEKVFIPGDAVKLGLFTNAIADGRKVALNIDRMLSVLPLDNFEKAPMIPKDRVKTEFYQPIHPQSVSKMDTEEEANRCMSCGFCRDCKFCQDVCPEQAITRREYPDKSFEYYSDPEKCIGCGICAGVCPCGVWTMLDNLSTYEEA